In a genomic window of Curtobacterium sp. MCBD17_035:
- the sufU gene encoding Fe-S cluster assembly sulfur transfer protein SufU — translation MSDALAGLYQQVILDHAKARTGEGPLPDADAEHHERNPTCGDEITVRIRLEPGTDRIADLRWQGAGCSISMASASVLAEMAPGRTVAEFTALADAFRTMLRSRGVGEPDEELLGDAVAFQGVAKFVMRVKCAMLAWVATEASAELAAGR, via the coding sequence ATGAGCGACGCGCTCGCGGGGCTCTACCAGCAGGTCATCCTCGACCACGCGAAGGCCCGCACCGGCGAGGGTCCGCTGCCCGACGCGGACGCCGAGCACCACGAGCGGAACCCCACGTGCGGAGACGAGATCACCGTGCGGATCCGGCTCGAGCCCGGTACCGACCGCATCGCGGACCTCCGCTGGCAGGGCGCCGGGTGCTCGATCTCGATGGCGTCGGCGTCCGTCCTCGCCGAGATGGCGCCGGGCCGGACCGTCGCGGAGTTCACGGCGCTCGCCGACGCGTTCCGGACCATGCTGCGGTCGCGGGGCGTGGGTGAGCCCGACGAGGAGCTGCTCGGCGACGCGGTCGCGTTCCAGGGGGTCGCGAAGTTCGTCATGCGGGTCAAGTGCGCGATGCTCGCCTGGGTGGCCACCGAGGCGTCCGCGGAGCTGGCCGCGGGGCGCTGA
- a CDS encoding LLM class flavin-dependent oxidoreductase, with protein MTEPQDVRRIRFNAFDMNCVAHQSSGLWRHPRDRSRHYNDLSYWTDLARLLESGDFDGIFIADVLGTYDVYGGSNEAALRTGSQVPVNDPMLLVSAMASVTERLGFGITAGTAYEHPYPFARRMSTLDHLTKGRIGWNVVTGYLPSAARNMGQTDQLAHDDRYDVADEYLEVLYKLWEGSWEDDAVVADVETGVFTDPAKVHPIEHHGRHFDVPGIHLSEPSVQRSPVIYQAGASPRGIRFAAEHAEAIFVGAPTIPQLAATVRKIRDALEAAGRDRYAARVYTLLTVITDATDDLARAKYADYLSYASEVGALVLNSGWMGVDLAQYDLDEPLGNIESNAIQSAAANLSAATGEDGSTWTVRDIARRTAIGGLGPVEVGSGATIADRLQEIVRETDVDGFNLAYAVTPGTWEDVVEFVVPELRARGAYPEASGAGSLRDKLFGRGDRLPDEHRGASHRVGARAAAV; from the coding sequence GTGACCGAACCCCAGGACGTCCGACGGATCCGCTTCAACGCGTTCGACATGAACTGCGTCGCGCACCAGTCCTCCGGGCTGTGGCGCCACCCGCGTGATCGTTCCCGCCACTACAACGACCTCTCCTACTGGACCGACCTAGCACGGCTGCTCGAGTCCGGGGACTTCGACGGGATCTTCATCGCCGACGTGCTCGGCACGTACGACGTGTACGGCGGATCGAACGAGGCCGCGTTGCGGACGGGGTCGCAGGTCCCCGTGAACGACCCGATGCTCCTGGTGTCGGCGATGGCGTCCGTCACCGAGCGCCTCGGCTTCGGCATCACCGCGGGGACGGCCTACGAGCACCCGTACCCGTTCGCCCGACGCATGTCGACGCTCGACCACCTGACGAAGGGCCGGATCGGCTGGAACGTCGTGACCGGGTACCTGCCGAGTGCGGCGCGGAACATGGGACAGACGGACCAGCTCGCGCACGACGACCGCTACGACGTCGCCGACGAGTACCTCGAGGTCCTCTACAAGCTGTGGGAGGGCTCCTGGGAGGACGACGCGGTGGTCGCCGACGTCGAGACCGGCGTCTTCACCGACCCCGCCAAGGTGCACCCGATCGAGCACCACGGCCGGCACTTCGACGTGCCGGGCATCCACCTGTCCGAACCGTCGGTGCAGCGATCGCCCGTGATCTACCAGGCCGGTGCGTCCCCCAGGGGGATCCGGTTCGCGGCCGAGCACGCCGAGGCGATCTTCGTCGGCGCGCCGACGATCCCGCAGCTCGCGGCCACCGTGCGCAAGATCCGGGACGCGCTGGAGGCGGCGGGTCGCGACCGGTACGCCGCTCGCGTCTACACCCTGCTGACCGTGATCACCGACGCCACGGACGACCTCGCACGGGCGAAGTACGCGGACTACCTGTCCTACGCGTCCGAGGTCGGCGCCCTCGTGCTCAACTCCGGGTGGATGGGCGTCGACCTGGCGCAGTACGACCTCGACGAGCCGCTCGGCAACATCGAGTCGAACGCGATCCAGTCCGCGGCCGCGAACCTCTCGGCCGCGACCGGCGAGGACGGTTCGACGTGGACCGTCCGGGACATCGCGCGACGGACCGCGATCGGCGGGCTCGGCCCCGTCGAGGTGGGCAGCGGCGCGACGATCGCGGACCGCCTCCAGGAGATCGTGCGGGAGACCGACGTCGACGGCTTCAACCTCGCCTACGCGGTGACCCCGGGGACCTGGGAGGACGTCGTCGAGTTCGTCGTGCCCGAGCTCCGGGCCCGCGGGGCCTATCCGGAGGCATCCGGAGCGGGGTCGTTGCGCGACAAGCTGTTCGGCCGGGGCGACCGGTTGCCGGACGAGCACCGTGGTGCGTCCCACCGGGTGGGGGCGCGCGCGGCAGCCGTGTGA
- a CDS encoding FAD/NAD(P)-binding protein yields the protein MSGTGTSVVVIGGGASAVYVAVALRERAAARDLPAPDVTIVARETPIGRGLAYGHAEAHHRLNSPAGGMSVSAGDAAHFVRWCADHGYDVAPGDYVERRLFGDYLVDVAEHLVADPDHPVHVVQGEAVGCTTGDDGAHVALADGSTIDADVAVLALGNPPPATWPTGAAVQIDDPWATGALGRVPDGSRVLLVGTGLTMVDVATSLARREAGITMTATSRHLLLPAEHLPGPVAPGPGLDPTVSTLGGLAHELGVQLRAAEDAGTPWQAVIDGMRPRLMEHWTGMDEADRRRFVEHLARRWDVHRHRMAPSVHAELQGLVDGGVLRFVADADPSGFDAVVFCTGPTAVTTPGWSPVVDALLERGRILPEPLGLGLDADWSGAVRDDHGDVDGRLLAIGHALRGALWETTAIGEIRIIANRVADRALDTVAAVSA from the coding sequence GTGAGCGGAACAGGGACGTCCGTCGTCGTCATCGGAGGCGGGGCGAGCGCCGTGTACGTCGCGGTCGCGCTCCGCGAGCGCGCCGCCGCGCGGGACCTGCCCGCACCGGACGTGACGATCGTCGCGCGTGAGACGCCGATCGGTCGCGGGCTGGCGTACGGGCACGCCGAGGCGCACCACCGGCTCAACAGCCCCGCGGGCGGGATGAGCGTCTCCGCGGGCGACGCCGCGCACTTCGTCCGGTGGTGCGCCGACCACGGGTACGACGTCGCGCCGGGGGACTACGTCGAGCGCCGGCTGTTCGGTGACTACCTCGTCGACGTCGCGGAGCACCTCGTCGCCGACCCGGACCACCCGGTGCACGTCGTGCAGGGCGAGGCGGTGGGCTGCACGACCGGCGACGACGGCGCGCACGTGGCCCTCGCGGACGGTTCGACGATCGACGCCGACGTCGCCGTCCTCGCGCTCGGGAACCCGCCGCCTGCCACGTGGCCGACGGGAGCGGCGGTGCAGATCGACGACCCGTGGGCGACCGGTGCGCTCGGCCGCGTGCCCGACGGCTCGAGGGTCCTGCTCGTCGGGACGGGCCTGACGATGGTGGACGTCGCCACGTCGCTCGCCCGCCGGGAGGCCGGGATCACCATGACCGCGACGAGTCGCCACCTCCTGCTCCCGGCGGAGCACCTGCCGGGTCCGGTGGCACCCGGACCGGGCCTCGACCCGACCGTGTCGACGCTCGGCGGGCTCGCCCACGAGCTCGGCGTACAGCTCCGTGCCGCCGAGGACGCCGGCACACCGTGGCAGGCGGTCATCGACGGCATGCGCCCTCGGCTCATGGAGCACTGGACGGGGATGGACGAGGCCGACCGCCGCCGGTTCGTCGAGCACCTCGCGCGCCGGTGGGACGTCCACCGCCACCGCATGGCGCCGTCGGTCCACGCCGAGCTCCAGGGGCTCGTCGACGGCGGCGTCCTCCGGTTCGTGGCCGACGCCGACCCGTCCGGGTTCGACGCCGTCGTGTTCTGCACCGGCCCCACCGCCGTGACGACACCCGGCTGGAGTCCCGTCGTCGATGCGCTGCTCGAGCGCGGGAGGATCCTGCCCGAGCCCCTCGGACTCGGACTGGACGCCGACTGGTCCGGCGCGGTCCGCGATGACCACGGCGACGTGGACGGACGGCTCCTGGCGATCGGGCACGCGCTGCGCGGGGCACTGTGGGAGACGACGGCGATCGGCGAGATCCGGATCATCGCGAACCGCGTCGCCGATCGGGCCCTCGACACGGTCGCGGCCGTCTCCGCCTGA
- a CDS encoding dipeptidase, with protein sequence MTDPLATLSFPVIDGHNDLPWECQMRRGSSVEGVDGTALTLHTDLPKLRAGGVVGQFWSVYVDVDEPDPVRTTLQQIDLVHRLITRYPDDLRLARTADEVRAAVSAGRIASLLGAEGGHAIGDDLAVLRTFARLGVRYMTLTHTADTAWADSATGERAHGGLTDRGREVVAEMERIGMLVDLSHTSPDTMRDTLDVATAPVLFSHSSTIAVNDHPRNVPDDVLARLTDNGGVVMITFVPAFVSAAWAAWEAADPASRPADGPIVTVADVADHVDHARQVAGIEHVGLGGDYDGTPVLPPDLRDVSRYPVLADELRRRGWSDDDLRALAGGNVLRVLAATDAAFVGG encoded by the coding sequence ATGACGGACCCGCTCGCGACCCTGTCGTTCCCCGTAATCGACGGCCACAACGACCTGCCGTGGGAGTGCCAGATGCGGCGCGGCTCGTCCGTCGAGGGCGTCGACGGCACCGCGCTCACGCTGCACACCGACCTGCCGAAGCTCCGTGCGGGCGGTGTCGTCGGCCAGTTCTGGTCCGTGTACGTCGACGTCGACGAGCCGGACCCCGTCCGCACGACGCTCCAGCAGATCGACCTGGTCCACCGCCTCATCACCCGCTACCCGGACGACCTCCGGCTCGCGCGCACCGCCGACGAGGTCCGCGCGGCCGTCTCGGCCGGACGCATCGCGAGCCTGCTCGGGGCCGAGGGCGGGCACGCGATCGGCGACGACCTCGCCGTGCTCCGGACGTTCGCGCGGCTCGGCGTCCGGTACATGACGCTGACGCACACCGCGGACACGGCCTGGGCGGACTCCGCGACGGGGGAGCGCGCGCACGGCGGCTTGACCGACCGCGGGCGCGAGGTCGTCGCCGAGATGGAACGGATCGGCATGCTCGTCGACCTCTCGCACACGAGCCCCGACACCATGCGCGACACGCTCGACGTCGCCACCGCCCCGGTGCTGTTCAGCCACTCGTCGACGATCGCGGTGAACGACCACCCGCGGAACGTCCCCGACGACGTGCTCGCCCGACTCACCGACAACGGCGGAGTCGTCATGATCACGTTCGTGCCGGCGTTCGTCTCCGCGGCCTGGGCCGCGTGGGAGGCCGCCGACCCGGCGAGCCGCCCGGCCGACGGCCCGATCGTCACCGTGGCCGACGTCGCGGACCACGTCGACCACGCACGCCAGGTCGCGGGCATCGAGCACGTCGGGCTCGGGGGCGACTACGACGGCACGCCCGTCCTGCCCCCGGACCTCCGCGACGTCTCGCGGTACCCGGTGCTCGCCGACGAGCTCCGGCGGCGCGGCTGGTCGGACGACGACCTCCGCGCGCTGGCGGGCGGCAACGTGCTCCGGGTGCTCGCCGCGACGGACGCGGCGTTCGTCGGCGGCTGA
- a CDS encoding spore photoproduct lyase family protein, with the protein MTGTTTTAPRQLLDVRRIYAEPAALAMPRGAEIVAEWPDAEVVEVPSHWQIPEVHGDETNVRRWVRIKTEALVLGVKKSLVTRPNGRSADFIAPSTANGCAMACAYCYVPRRKGYSNPITTFVNIEQIQRHIARHVAKQGPKVEPNQCDPEAWVYDIGENSDCSADALVSENVHDLVDLFRMMPTAKASFATKYVNRDLLDWDPMGRTRVRFSLMPAELAKLTDIRTSPMAERIAAIDDFVEAGYEVHLNFSPVILTPTWEQDWQALFEHLDDVLSPRTKAQLACEVIMLTHNEGLHGVNLGWHPKAEDVLWRPELQETKVSENGAVNVRYRRELKRAAVDRFTTLLAATMPYCRVRYAF; encoded by the coding sequence ATGACCGGCACCACGACGACCGCCCCGCGGCAGCTCCTCGACGTCCGACGCATCTACGCCGAGCCGGCCGCGCTCGCGATGCCGCGCGGGGCCGAGATCGTCGCCGAGTGGCCGGACGCCGAGGTCGTCGAGGTCCCGTCGCACTGGCAAATCCCGGAGGTCCACGGCGACGAGACCAACGTGCGCCGGTGGGTCCGGATCAAGACCGAGGCCCTCGTGCTCGGCGTCAAGAAGTCCCTGGTCACCCGACCGAACGGGCGCAGCGCCGACTTCATCGCCCCGTCGACGGCGAACGGGTGCGCGATGGCGTGCGCGTACTGCTACGTCCCGCGGCGCAAGGGGTACAGCAACCCGATCACCACCTTCGTGAACATCGAGCAGATCCAGCGGCACATCGCCCGCCACGTCGCCAAGCAGGGCCCGAAGGTCGAGCCGAACCAGTGCGACCCCGAGGCCTGGGTCTACGACATCGGCGAGAACTCGGACTGCTCGGCCGACGCCCTGGTGAGCGAGAACGTCCACGACCTCGTCGACCTGTTCCGCATGATGCCGACCGCGAAGGCGTCCTTCGCCACCAAGTACGTCAACCGTGACCTGTTGGACTGGGACCCGATGGGCCGCACGCGGGTCCGGTTCTCGCTCATGCCGGCCGAGCTCGCCAAGCTCACGGACATCCGGACGTCACCCATGGCCGAGCGCATCGCGGCGATCGACGACTTCGTCGAGGCTGGGTACGAGGTCCACCTCAACTTCTCGCCGGTGATCCTCACACCGACGTGGGAGCAGGACTGGCAGGCGCTGTTCGAGCACCTCGACGACGTCCTGTCCCCGCGGACGAAGGCGCAGCTGGCGTGCGAGGTCATCATGCTCACCCACAACGAGGGTCTGCACGGCGTCAACCTCGGTTGGCATCCGAAGGCCGAGGACGTCCTGTGGCGCCCCGAGCTGCAGGAGACGAAGGTGTCCGAGAACGGCGCGGTGAACGTGCGCTACCGGCGGGAGCTGAAGCGGGCTGCGGTGGACCGGTTCACGACGCTGCTCGCCGCGACCATGCCGTACTGCCGCGTCCGCTACGCGTTCTGA
- a CDS encoding alpha/beta hydrolase encodes MTRAARRALDTALRATAHEDEPGSIEEMRADFAALMARFPVPGGVRRSAVELGGRPAVLVEPEGEGGPGTILYFHGGSWLLGSPDTAMALTTELVLRTGVRAVSLDYRLAPEHPFPAAIEDGVAAFRDLVDQGEDPATIAFAGDSAGGGLSVTTSIAARDAGLPTPAAIVAFSPGLDHTRTGASMTTKDGVDPFLTAAGMRRTGALYLAGQDPYQPLLAPAVVGDLTGLPPMLLQVGTNEVLLDDAVRLATRAVEAEVDVVLDVTADVPHVFQTFVGTLDESDRALDRAALFLTQHLGRG; translated from the coding sequence ATGACGAGAGCAGCACGACGGGCCCTGGACACGGCACTGCGGGCGACGGCGCACGAGGACGAGCCGGGATCGATCGAGGAGATGCGCGCCGACTTCGCGGCGCTGATGGCCCGGTTCCCGGTCCCCGGCGGCGTCCGGCGCAGCGCGGTCGAACTCGGCGGCCGCCCGGCGGTCCTCGTCGAACCCGAGGGTGAGGGCGGTCCGGGGACGATCCTGTACTTCCACGGCGGCTCCTGGCTGCTCGGCTCCCCCGACACGGCGATGGCCCTGACCACGGAGCTCGTCCTGCGGACCGGGGTCCGAGCCGTGTCGCTCGACTACCGGCTCGCGCCCGAGCACCCGTTCCCCGCCGCGATCGAGGACGGTGTCGCGGCCTTCCGCGACCTCGTCGACCAGGGCGAGGACCCCGCGACCATCGCCTTCGCGGGCGACTCCGCGGGCGGCGGCCTGAGCGTCACGACGAGCATCGCGGCCCGGGACGCCGGCCTGCCGACGCCCGCCGCGATCGTCGCGTTCTCGCCCGGACTCGACCACACCCGCACGGGTGCGTCGATGACCACGAAGGACGGCGTCGACCCGTTCCTCACCGCGGCCGGCATGCGCCGGACCGGCGCGCTCTACCTGGCGGGCCAGGACCCGTACCAGCCGCTGCTCGCCCCGGCGGTGGTCGGCGACCTGACGGGCCTGCCGCCGATGCTCCTGCAGGTCGGGACGAACGAGGTGCTCCTCGACGACGCCGTCCGCCTGGCCACCCGGGCCGTGGAGGCCGAGGTCGACGTGGTCCTCGACGTCACCGCCGACGTGCCGCACGTGTTCCAGACGTTCGTCGGGACGCTGGACGAGTCGGACCGGGCGCTCGACCGAGCCGCGCTCTTCCTGACGCAGCACCTCGGGCGGGGCTGA
- a CDS encoding MarR family transcriptional regulator, whose protein sequence is MASTSATARRAALFDDLVRCETRVYNALTDRLRTDHGIVASQFEMLRYLRAHPDARVGDVARTVAAGIGAISKGVDRLEGRGWVTRVPNPVDGRSSLLRLTGRGAELVAEAERTFDALLESLLAPVLDDDQVAATGAALAALRRSLEADRIGVPVG, encoded by the coding sequence ATGGCAAGTACATCGGCAACCGCCCGCCGCGCGGCGCTCTTCGACGACCTGGTGCGGTGCGAGACCCGCGTCTACAACGCCCTCACCGACCGGCTCCGCACCGACCACGGCATCGTCGCGTCCCAGTTCGAGATGCTCCGGTACCTCCGCGCGCACCCCGATGCACGGGTCGGTGACGTCGCCCGCACCGTCGCCGCCGGGATCGGCGCGATCAGCAAGGGGGTCGACCGCCTGGAGGGCCGGGGCTGGGTCACGCGCGTCCCCAACCCGGTGGACGGCCGGTCCTCGCTCCTCCGGCTCACCGGACGCGGGGCGGAGCTGGTCGCCGAGGCAGAGCGCACCTTCGACGCGCTGCTCGAGTCCCTCCTCGCACCGGTGCTCGACGACGACCAGGTCGCCGCGACGGGCGCGGCGCTCGCCGCGCTCCGGCGGTCGCTCGAGGCGGACCGCATCGGCGTCCCCGTGGGCTAG
- a CDS encoding amidohydrolase family protein, with translation MTVIAIEEHWTTPDLRQALERLPGDRRDDSLVLNEHGDTLALLEDLDAARLAVMDEQGVDLQVLSVAPPATGPLDPADAVAASHDLNDAAAAAVARRPERFLAMATLPMAEPSAVVAELERAADLGFVGAMVYGRTGDVPLDDPRYDDLFAVAAARGLPVFIHPQIPPRAVREASYSGFDPMTDLALSTFGWGWHLEAAVAALRLIARGTFDRHPDLQIVLGHWGELLLFWVDRIQSLARTAGLDRPVVEYLRSNVVVTTSGMFNPALLRHALTVTSVDRLVFSTDYPFQRPTRADVERFLAEFDSDADREAFTSGNARRVFGLGDDVAR, from the coding sequence GTGACCGTCATCGCCATCGAAGAACACTGGACGACCCCCGACCTCCGCCAGGCCCTCGAACGGCTCCCCGGGGACCGTCGGGACGACAGCCTCGTCCTCAACGAGCACGGGGACACCCTCGCCCTGCTCGAGGACCTCGACGCCGCGCGCCTCGCCGTCATGGACGAGCAGGGGGTCGACCTGCAGGTCCTGTCCGTGGCCCCGCCCGCGACCGGACCACTCGACCCCGCCGACGCGGTGGCGGCGAGCCACGACCTCAACGACGCCGCGGCCGCCGCGGTCGCGCGCCGTCCCGAGCGCTTCCTTGCGATGGCGACGTTGCCGATGGCGGAGCCGAGCGCGGTCGTCGCCGAGCTCGAGCGTGCTGCCGACCTCGGCTTCGTCGGGGCCATGGTCTACGGCCGCACGGGCGACGTCCCCCTCGACGACCCACGGTACGACGACCTGTTCGCCGTGGCGGCCGCCCGGGGCCTCCCGGTGTTCATCCACCCGCAGATCCCACCGCGGGCCGTGCGCGAGGCCTCCTACTCCGGCTTCGACCCGATGACCGACCTCGCGCTGTCGACCTTCGGGTGGGGCTGGCACCTCGAGGCCGCGGTGGCGGCGCTCCGCCTGATCGCCCGGGGCACGTTCGACCGGCACCCGGACCTCCAGATCGTCCTGGGGCACTGGGGTGAACTCCTGCTGTTCTGGGTCGACCGCATCCAGAGCCTCGCGCGCACCGCTGGGCTCGACCGCCCGGTGGTCGAGTACCTGCGGTCGAACGTCGTCGTGACGACGTCGGGCATGTTCAACCCCGCGCTCCTCCGGCACGCCCTGACCGTCACGTCGGTCGACCGCCTCGTGTTCTCGACCGACTACCCGTTCCAGCGGCCGACGCGCGCGGACGTCGAGCGGTTCCTCGCCGAGTTCGACTCGGACGCCGACCGCGAGGCGTTCACGAGCGGCAACGCACGGCGCGTGTTCGGGCTCGGCGACGACGTCGCGCGGTAG
- a CDS encoding beta-ketoacyl-[acyl-carrier-protein] synthase family protein, which translates to MTSTRVAVTGLGAVSPVGADAPSTWAAFLAGRSGVALIEDDWAAELPVRIGARVDADLGAHLTVRETKRMDRAEQIAMVAGREAWAHAGYAGPLTDDDRDRAAVVVGTAIGGLHSTIEQQHALERSGSRKVLPHTVTMMMANGAAAWLSMAIGARGGASAPVSACASSTEALGQARMLIASGAADVVLAGGTEACVEGLTLAALAQTRALSRRQDDPSRASRPFAADRDGFVLGEGAAMLVLESEDHARARGARVLAWLDGSAVTSDAHDIVQADPDNQARTMTLALRVAGVPGSEIGFVHAHATSTPLGDLNESRAILSSVGAHPVVTSTKSMTGHLLGASGALGAVAVVEALRTGTVPPTTNVDAVDPEVEVDVATTPRTVDTGVALLNSFGFGGHNASLVFARA; encoded by the coding sequence ATGACCAGCACCCGCGTCGCCGTCACCGGCCTCGGCGCCGTCTCCCCCGTCGGCGCCGACGCCCCGAGCACCTGGGCGGCGTTCCTCGCCGGTCGCTCCGGTGTCGCCCTGATCGAGGACGACTGGGCGGCGGAGCTGCCGGTCCGCATCGGTGCGCGCGTCGACGCGGACCTCGGCGCGCACCTCACGGTGCGCGAGACGAAGCGCATGGACCGCGCGGAGCAGATCGCCATGGTCGCCGGCCGGGAGGCGTGGGCCCACGCCGGGTACGCCGGCCCCCTCACCGACGACGACCGGGACCGCGCCGCCGTGGTCGTGGGCACCGCGATCGGCGGCCTGCACTCGACCATCGAGCAGCAGCACGCGCTCGAGCGGTCGGGATCCCGGAAGGTGCTCCCCCACACCGTCACGATGATGATGGCGAACGGCGCCGCAGCCTGGCTCTCGATGGCGATCGGCGCCCGCGGCGGAGCCAGTGCGCCCGTGTCCGCGTGCGCGTCGAGCACCGAGGCCCTCGGGCAGGCGCGGATGCTCATCGCGTCCGGCGCGGCCGACGTCGTGCTCGCCGGCGGCACCGAGGCCTGCGTCGAGGGCCTCACGCTCGCGGCGCTCGCCCAGACCCGCGCGTTGTCGCGGCGGCAGGACGACCCGAGCCGTGCCTCCCGGCCGTTCGCGGCCGACCGCGACGGCTTCGTGCTCGGCGAGGGGGCGGCGATGCTCGTGCTCGAGTCCGAGGACCACGCCCGCGCACGCGGCGCCCGGGTGCTCGCGTGGCTCGACGGGTCGGCCGTGACGAGCGACGCCCACGACATCGTCCAGGCCGACCCGGACAACCAGGCGCGCACCATGACGCTCGCCCTGCGGGTGGCGGGTGTCCCCGGGTCCGAGATCGGGTTCGTGCACGCCCACGCGACCTCGACGCCGCTCGGGGACCTCAACGAGTCACGCGCGATCCTGTCGTCCGTCGGGGCGCACCCCGTCGTGACGTCGACGAAGTCCATGACGGGGCACCTGCTCGGGGCGTCCGGCGCGCTCGGGGCGGTGGCCGTGGTCGAGGCCCTGCGGACCGGGACGGTCCCGCCGACGACGAACGTCGACGCCGTGGACCCCGAGGTCGAGGTCGACGTGGCGACGACACCGCGGACGGTCGACACCGGGGTCGCCCTGCTCAACTCGTTCGGCTTCGGCGGCCACAACGCGTCGCTCGTGTTCGCGCGGGCGTAG
- a CDS encoding NADPH:quinone oxidoreductase family protein: protein MQAIVIERLDGPDAAVVRDVPEPGHHHHRAGGVRVVVEVRAAGLSVIDVLQSRGRYQYGTPTPYVLGSEIAGVVVEADPASGFAVGDRVGSIVFWGGMAERAVVAPDYTAKLPDDMSFAQGAAVYLNYSTAWFALHRSGVRPGGTVLVHGAAGGVGTALLDLADAFGVRAIAVVSSDDKAELARRAGADEVIRSDGPWKDDVLRLTDGHGVDAVLDPVGGDRFTDSLRALRTGGMLVVIGFAGGSIPEVRVNRLLLRNLSVTGISMDTMDAEYPGTLCMVRDAVQDLMAAGRIHPVVGRVFPFVEAADAMRLIESRDALGKVVVTGP from the coding sequence GTGCAGGCGATCGTCATCGAGCGGCTGGACGGTCCCGACGCGGCGGTCGTCCGAGACGTCCCGGAACCCGGACACCACCACCACCGTGCGGGCGGCGTCCGGGTCGTCGTCGAGGTCCGTGCGGCGGGCCTGAGCGTCATCGACGTCCTGCAGAGCCGGGGCCGCTACCAGTACGGCACGCCCACCCCCTACGTGCTCGGCAGCGAGATCGCGGGTGTCGTGGTCGAGGCGGACCCGGCGAGTGGCTTCGCGGTGGGCGACCGCGTCGGCAGCATCGTGTTCTGGGGCGGCATGGCCGAGCGGGCGGTCGTCGCGCCGGACTACACGGCGAAACTCCCCGACGACATGTCGTTCGCCCAGGGGGCGGCGGTGTACCTCAACTACTCGACCGCCTGGTTCGCGCTGCACCGGTCGGGCGTCCGTCCGGGAGGCACGGTGCTCGTCCACGGTGCGGCCGGCGGCGTCGGGACGGCCCTGCTCGACCTCGCCGACGCCTTCGGCGTCCGCGCGATCGCGGTCGTCTCGTCGGACGACAAGGCGGAGCTCGCGCGCCGGGCGGGTGCCGACGAGGTCATCCGGTCGGACGGCCCCTGGAAGGACGACGTCCTGCGCCTGACCGACGGCCACGGGGTCGATGCCGTGCTCGACCCCGTCGGCGGCGACCGCTTCACCGACTCGCTGCGGGCGCTCCGCACGGGCGGGATGCTCGTCGTCATCGGGTTCGCCGGCGGTTCGATCCCCGAGGTCCGGGTGAACCGGCTGCTCCTGCGGAACCTGTCCGTCACGGGGATCTCGATGGACACCATGGACGCCGAGTACCCCGGCACGCTGTGCATGGTCCGCGACGCCGTGCAGGACCTCATGGCGGCGGGACGGATCCACCCCGTCGTCGGACGGGTGTTCCCGTTCGTCGAGGCCGCCGACGCGATGCGCCTCATCGAGTCCCGCGACGCCCTCGGCAAGGTGGTCGTCACCGGCCCGTGA